From the Thermus caldifontis genome, the window TGGATCTTGAGAACACGGGGGCAAGTCCAAGAAGAAGGGAGTGGTGGCACTGCCGACGATCAACCAGCTGGTCAGAAAGGGCCGCGAGAAGGTCCAGAAGAAGAGCAAGGTTCCGGCCTTGAAGGGGTCGCCTTTCCGCCGGGGAGTGTGCACCGTGGTGCGCACCGTAACCCCCAAGAAGCCCAACTCCGCCTTGCGTAAGGTGGCCAAGGTGCGCCTTACCTCCGGGTACGAGGTTACCGCCTACATTCCCGGCGAGGGGCACAACCTGCAGGAGCACTCCGTGGTCCTCATCCGGGGTGGCCGTGTGAAGGACCTGCCGGGTGTGCGCTACCACATTGTGCGTGGGGTCTACGACACCCAAGGGGTGAAGGACCGCAAGAAGAGCCGCTCCAAGTACGGGACCAAGAAGCCCAAGGAGACCAAGGGCGCGGCTCCGGCCAAGAAGAAGTAGGTGAACTATGGCACGGAGAAGAAGAGCAGAGGTACGCCAACTCCAACCCGACCTGGTCTACGGGGATGTGGTGGTGTCGGCCTTCATCAACAAGATCATGCGGGAGGGCAAGAAGAACCTGGCCGCCCGCATCTTCTACGATGCCTGCCGCATCATCCAGGAAAAGACCGGGCAGGAGCCTTTGAAGGTCTTTAGGCAGGCGGTGGAGAACGTGAAGCCCCGGATGGAGGTGCGTTCCCGCCGCGTGGGTGGGGCCAACTACCAGGTGCCCATGGAGGTCTCCCCCAGAAGGCAGCAGTCCTTGGCCCTGCGCTGGCTGGTCCAGGCGGCCAATGCGCGTTCCGAGCGGGGGGCTGCCGTGCGCATCGCCCATGAGCTCATGGACGCAGCCGAGGGCAAGGGCGGAGCGATAAAGAAGAAAGAGGACGTGGAGCGCATGGCCGAGGCCAACCGCGCCTACGCCCACTACCGGTGGTAAGCCATGGCGGTTAAGGTAGAGTACGACCTAAAGAGGCTCCGCAACATCGGCATCGCCGCCCACATCGATGCCGGTAAGACCACCACCACCGAGCGCATCCTCTACTACACCGGCAAGATCCACAAGATCGGTGAGGTTCACGAGGGTGCGGCCACCATGGACTTCATGGAGCAGGAGCGGGAACGGGGCATCACCATCACCGCCGCCGTGACCACCTGCTTCTGGAAGGACCACCGCATCAACATCATCGACACCCCGGGCCACGTGGACTTCACCATCGAGGTGGAGCGCTCCATGCGGGTTTTGGACGGGGCCATCGTGGTCTTCGACTCCAGCCAGGGGGTGGAACCCCAGTCGGAAACGGTTTG encodes:
- the rpsG gene encoding 30S ribosomal protein S7 — protein: MARRRRAEVRQLQPDLVYGDVVVSAFINKIMREGKKNLAARIFYDACRIIQEKTGQEPLKVFRQAVENVKPRMEVRSRRVGGANYQVPMEVSPRRQQSLALRWLVQAANARSERGAAVRIAHELMDAAEGKGGAIKKKEDVERMAEANRAYAHYRW
- the rpsL gene encoding 30S ribosomal protein S12; protein product: MVALPTINQLVRKGREKVQKKSKVPALKGSPFRRGVCTVVRTVTPKKPNSALRKVAKVRLTSGYEVTAYIPGEGHNLQEHSVVLIRGGRVKDLPGVRYHIVRGVYDTQGVKDRKKSRSKYGTKKPKETKGAAPAKKK